A stretch of DNA from Cryptomeria japonica chromosome 4, Sugi_1.0, whole genome shotgun sequence:
TGATTTTTTATTCTTTATCGATATCGTATGGTGATATTATGcatgttttatttttgttataAGTTCACAAAATATGGTGGTAATAAGCTTTACATGAAGGTTGATTTTTAGAATCATAAAGCAATATCTAATCATGGACAACTtaattttatattttcatataaatttcatattttttgttgTAGTTGTCCCATCCCTATATCTCATCCATTGACTGGTTTATTAGATAAATATTAAATTTCACAACTTTTGGTTATGAACTTGTAAATTTCTGAACAATATCTTGCCAAATAATATTACTAAGAATATTGTTAGAGGATGTGTTCCAAATATAGAATGAACCTACCTTGTTGTGTTGTTATAACAAAAGTGCTATATTGATGACAAATAATCATGTGTTTCTTATTGCATAACTAGGCGAATTAAGATTGAACATCATGACATCCACAAGTTGCTTCAATAATGATTAGTTGAGGTTGCATATCATGTCATAGAAATGATCAAATAATAGGCATATTAATGAAGTCCCTAACTTGTAATAGGTTTTAAAAACTTGTTGACTTATCTTGAGTTTTTTCCATTGTTTATTACAAGTAAGAAACAAAGAACAATACACATTGTATAGTTTATATGTATTATTTAGTTTAGTAAATTCTAAAATTTAATATATTGTAAAAACAAAAACATtatcaatttataaataattttatcgTTAGCTATTATTGTTTAATTttctatataataaaaaaaattataatcataaCATTTGAAATCAATACTTTAAAAAACTTTTATAATATATATTCtataattattatttctttttatttatattattacttTATTCCTTCATTTACTACATTAAATCAAATATAAAGAATAAAGCCTTTAAAAGAATCATATACCCTTGTAAAAAATTACAATTTTCTACTAACCATAGCTGGAAGTTAAAAtatattgaaaattgaaaattaaatccTCATTTATTAGTGAAATGTGGAAATCTAAAAGATACCGAGACTTCCAAATTATGTAGTCGTTCTATATATCCATGAAAGGTACAGATAATAATCTTTCAGTGTAATATACCTGAGAAAAATTCAGAATTCTTAATCAAAATCTATTGTTATGTCCACCCAGTTTTTACTAAGAAATTTAGCCATAAATGTCTCAACATCTTAAAATTTGATACAACCTAAAACTTCTGCAAGAGTTATGACTGATTATCACGCATAACTGATTATGGTGTTGACTAGAAATTTTTCAGGACGAATACAATCATTGGTTGAGTGAAATAATGTAACCCTAGAAAAAGCTTCACAGTATAAAAGACAATAATTATTTGATTGCTACTATATCAAACTGTTTAAAGGACAATAATTAACGATTTGAATTGTTAAATCGTGAATTATTGTAGACCATTTTCTGTAGCCCTCAGAGTCACATTTTGTGTGCCCTATCAAACATTTTTATGCAGTCAATAAAACTACGCGCATGAATGATTCAAATCCTTTTTGCCTGACCCAAAATTGTTGGCATTAATCCTTGTAAATTGTTATTGTTTAGGTACAACCTTTCAAGATTTGGAAGTATAGACAGAGTGGATGGGATTGTCCCACTGAAATAGTTTCCTCTTAATTGTAGCTCTGCCAACTTTGTGAGGTTGCCAATCTCATCCGCCAAGTATCCTTCCAGTTCATTCAAGGCCAGTCCCAAATAGTAGAGACTAGTTGAGAGAAGGCCAACTGTGGAGGGCATGGTTCCAGTAAGATTATTAAGAGACAAGTCTATAACTTCTAAGCTGGAGCAATTAGTCAAGGCTGTTAGAACAGGCAAACTGCTGCTTCCACTCACCAGATGATTTCCCCACAAAACAAGCTTCTGAAGCTGGAGTAATTTCCCAAATTCCAAGGGCACTGTGCCACTAAACTGGTTACTGTCTAAGTCAAGTATTTGCAGACGGGTACAATTGGAAATTGAACTCGGTATCTCCCCATTCAGTTGGTTTTCCCGTAAATACAGATTTTGTAGATTTGATAGTTTGCTGAACTCCCAGGGGATGTGACCAACTAATTTGTTCCTAGACAACTGTAAAATTTGGAGATTACTGCAGTTTGAAAGGGCAGTGGGAATTGGCCCGGTAAGGCTGTTGAAACTCAGAGTAAGAACTTGAAGTCGAGCAAGCCTACCCAATTCAACTGGAATATTGCCATGGAGTCTATTGTTTCCCAAAGTCAATTGACTTAAAGAGGACATGTTTCCAAAGAAAGGTGGGACTATGCCTGTAAGCTGATTTGAATCGAACAATAGAATCTCAAAATTTTGGAGATGCCCAAGCTCGGAGGGAATGTTTCAACTCAAATTGTTAGACAGAATGAGAATTTGCAAAGAATGGTAGCCTCCTAGAGATGATGGTATCAAGCCTTC
This window harbors:
- the LOC131064790 gene encoding LRR receptor-like serine/threonine-protein kinase RGI1, coding for MDEFDIEDFLNAARAQPPLDDPAHGAPRLPPPPPPPPPPPTHQPPPPGSNEAQYQALIDENVVLIQGKRLLSYMDLLNVPDLLVDQERAETEVRCSINGGQVKEGSGTAARIVPPFFGNMSSLSQLTLGNNRLHGNIPVELGRLARLQVLTLSFNSLTGPIPTALSNCSNLQILQLSRNKLVGHIPWEFSKLSNLQNLYLRENQLNGEIPSSISNCTRLQILDLDSNQFSGTVPLEFGKLLQLQKLVLWGNHLVSGSSSLPVLTALTNCSSLEVIDLSLNNLTGTMPSTVGLLSTSLYYLGLALNELEGYLADEIGNLTKLAELQLRGNYFSGTIPSTLSILPNLERLYLNNNNLQGLMPTILGQAKRI